One region of Nothobranchius furzeri strain GRZ-AD chromosome 16, NfurGRZ-RIMD1, whole genome shotgun sequence genomic DNA includes:
- the hoxb1b gene encoding homeobox protein Hox-B1b isoform X1 codes for MNSYLDYPVCSRGANIFSANKSGYPNLNHGYVSSSSSATSDGYASDGRLLAAAPAPHQNLPLHHQAHASVDLQFPAPGIPVYGSPLEYGHQYGLDPEQDRSFTHAQVSSSIGTNMAPYNGDSFGPGGAPGSQYLQQFGDQRLQEYPESFYARPQCKEKDLEQTEDSSRTFDWMKVKRNPPKTAVMSEFGVPGQHNVIRTNFTTKQLTELEKEFHFNKYLTRARRVEVAASLELNETQVKIWFQNRRMKQKKREKLGCALAPLEKKAGGSDASPQAQGEKL; via the exons ATGAACTCCTACTTAGACTATCCTGTGTGCAGCCGCGGAGCAAACATTTTCAGTGCCAATAAGTCCGGATATCCCAACCTAAATCATGGATATGTGTCGTCCAGCTCTTCCGCAACAAGTGACGGTTACGCATCAGATGGCCGtttgttggctgcagctcctgcgccgcaCCAGAACCTCCCTCTGCACCACCAGGCCCACGCCAGTGTGGATCTGCAGTTCCCAGCACCGGGAATCCCCGTATATGGGTCACCTCTGGAGTACGGACACCAGTATGGCCTCGATCCCGAACAGGACCGGAGCTTTACTCACGCGCAGGTTTCCTCGTCCATCGGAACAAACATGGCACCCTACAACGGAGACAGCTTCGGGCCTGGAGGTGCGCCAGGGAGCCAATATCTGCAGCAGTTTGGGGATCAGAGGCTCCAAGAGTACCCTGAAAGCTTTTACGCGAGGCCGCAGTGCAAAGAGAAGGATCTGGAGCAAACGGAAGACTCTTCTAGAACTTTTGACTGGATGAAAGTAAAAAGAAATCCTCCTAAAACAG CTGTCATGTCGGAGTTCGGGGTTCCGGGCCAGCACAACGTGATCCGGACCAACTTCACCACCAAGCAGTTGACAGAGCTGGAGAAGGAGTTCCACTTTAACAAGTACCTGACGCGAGCCAGGCGGGTGGAGGTGGCGGCCAGTCTGGAGCTCAACGAGACGCAGGTGAAGATCTGGTTCCAGAACCGCAGGATGAAGCAGAAGAAGCGGGAGAAGCTGGGCTGCGCTCTGGCTCCGCTGGAGAAGAAGGCCGGTGGTTCTGACGCCTCTCCTCAGGCTCAAGGGGAAAAGCTGTGA
- the LOC107387454 gene encoding homeobox protein Hox-B3a — protein MKSCATHSIHQDFFSDSLDGVSRFGGSSQEHEPAHRSKPPSTKKIFPWMKESRHSNENTDFTEKCPSSTPASKRMRTAYTSAQLVELEKEFHFSRYLCRPRRVEMASLLNLNERQIKIWFQNRRMKQKKDQRVQGLSTTTSSPSPPSSPSTACSPTLASLGYVHLGADYQPASPPFKQRPAYPAEYSKYPPPTFTHDPQFDVRQYNTQNPTVGDDLNGPYFSQSCSPQDRIMQAPKLTHL, from the exons ATGAAGTCCTGTGCCACACACAGCATCCACCAAGACTTCTTCAGCGACTCTCTGGATGGTGTCTCCAGGTTTGGAGGCTCTAGTCAAGAACACGAGCCTGCACACAGGTCCAAACCCCCAAGCACCAAAAAGATTTTCCCCTGGATGAAAGAGTCCAGACACTCCAATGAGAACACAG ATTTCACCGAAAAGTGTCCAAGCTCGACCCCGGCCTCCAAGCGCATGCGCACCGCGTACACGAGCGCGcaactggttgagctggagaaggaGTTCCACTTCAGCCGCTACCTGTGCAGGCCGCGGCGGGTGGAGATGGCCAGCCTGCTCAACCTGAACGAGAGGCAGATCAAGATCTGGTTTCAAAACCGGAGGATGAAGCAGAAGAAGGACCAAAGAGTCCAGGGCCTCTCCACCACGACCTCCtcaccctcacccccatcctcccCCTCCACTGCGTGCAGCCCCACTCTGGCGAGCCTTGGCTATGTCCATCTGGGTGCTGATTACCAGCCGGCTTCCCCTCCGTTCAAACAGCGGCCGGCTTACCCGGCAGAATACTCCAAATACCCACCTCCGACCTTTACGCACGATCCGCAGTTTGATGTGCGGCAGTACAACACACAAAACCCAACCGTGGGAGACGACCTGAACGGTCCGTACTTCTCACAGAGCTGCTCACCTCAGGACAGAATCATGCAAGCTCCAAAACTGACCCATCTGTAG
- the hoxb1b gene encoding homeobox protein Hox-B1b isoform X2 yields the protein MNSYLDYPVCSRGANIFSANKSGYPNLNHGYVSSSSSATSDGYASDGRLLAAAPAPHQNLPLHHQAHASVDLQFPAPGIPVYGSPLEYGHQYGLDPEQDRSFTHAQVSSSIGTNMAPYNGDSFGPGGAPGSQYLQQFGDQRLQEYPESFYARPQCKEKDLEQTEDSSRTFDWMKVKRNPPKTAPCFSSIAHSSISPHSCHVGVRGSGPAQRDPDQLHHQAVDRAGEGVPL from the exons ATGAACTCCTACTTAGACTATCCTGTGTGCAGCCGCGGAGCAAACATTTTCAGTGCCAATAAGTCCGGATATCCCAACCTAAATCATGGATATGTGTCGTCCAGCTCTTCCGCAACAAGTGACGGTTACGCATCAGATGGCCGtttgttggctgcagctcctgcgccgcaCCAGAACCTCCCTCTGCACCACCAGGCCCACGCCAGTGTGGATCTGCAGTTCCCAGCACCGGGAATCCCCGTATATGGGTCACCTCTGGAGTACGGACACCAGTATGGCCTCGATCCCGAACAGGACCGGAGCTTTACTCACGCGCAGGTTTCCTCGTCCATCGGAACAAACATGGCACCCTACAACGGAGACAGCTTCGGGCCTGGAGGTGCGCCAGGGAGCCAATATCTGCAGCAGTTTGGGGATCAGAGGCTCCAAGAGTACCCTGAAAGCTTTTACGCGAGGCCGCAGTGCAAAGAGAAGGATCTGGAGCAAACGGAAGACTCTTCTAGAACTTTTGACTGGATGAAAGTAAAAAGAAATCCTCCTAAAACAG CTCCATGTTTTTCCTCCATCGCCCATTCATCCATCTCTCCTCACAGCTGTCATGTCGGAGTTCGGGGTTCCGGGCCAGCACAACGTGATCCGGACCAACTTCACCACCAAGCAGTTGACAGAGCTGGAGAAGGAGTTCCACTTTAA